In Ascaphus truei isolate aAscTru1 chromosome 7, aAscTru1.hap1, whole genome shotgun sequence, one genomic interval encodes:
- the LOC142499307 gene encoding gamma-crystallin-3-like yields the protein MGKITFYEDKNFQGRSYECSSDCSDLHSYFNRCNSIKVENGNWMLYEFPNYKGHQYFLRRGEYPDFQQWMGFNDSIRSCRLTPQHRGSYKVKIYEREDFRGQMMEFTEDCPHVHEQFHYNDIHSCNVLEGYWIFYEEPNYRGRQYYLRSGEYKRYTDWGAMNSHVGSFRRAMDLY from the exons ATGGGAAAG ATCACCTTCTACGAGGACAAGAACTTCCAGGGGCGCTCCTATGAGTGCAGCTCTGACTGCTCTGACCTGCACTCTTACTTCAACCGCTGCAACTCCATCAAGGTTGAGAATGGTAACTGGATGCTCTATGAATTCCCCAATTACAAGGGACACCAGTACTttctgaggaggggggagtaccCTGACTTCCAGCAGTGGATGGGTTTCAATGACTCCATCAGATCTTGCCGTTTGACCCCACAA CACCGGGGCTCATATAAGGTGAAGATCTATGAGAGAGAGGACTTCAGAGGACAGATGATGGAGTTCACGGAAGATTGCCCACATGTGCATGAGCAATTCCATTATAATGACATCCACTCCTGCAATGTTCTTGAGGGATACTGGATCTTCTATGAAGAGCCCAACTACCGGGGACGTCAGTACTACCTGAGAAGTGGAGAGTACAAGAGATACACCGACTGGGGTGCCATGAATAGCCATGTTGGCTCTTTTAGACGAGCCATGGATTTATACTAA